The following coding sequences are from one Lolium rigidum isolate FL_2022 chromosome 6, APGP_CSIRO_Lrig_0.1, whole genome shotgun sequence window:
- the LOC124663938 gene encoding GDSL esterase/lipase At1g28590-like codes for MKLLCILPVLLLACVEPAASSVQSYDSIFSFGDSFADTGNDIVVFAENSLVTPAAELPYGMTFFGRPTGRNSNGRLIIDFIAEKLELPFVPPYLTHNGSFRRGANFAVAGATALDASFFRDIPGVGQFVLNSSSGVQLRWFDSLKPSLCSPEQACRCFFKKSLFFMGEIGFNDYSFAIFGMNTTQLRSIVPDVVKTVSAAIEVVIKQGARTVVVPGIPPLGCTPPNLFFFPSTDPAGYENSTGCLKDLNEIAVHHNSLLQESLKNVRRNHPIARVVYADFFTPVIEMVQSPDKFGLIQDVLRCCCGGGGKYNFNISAGCGMPGATVCEDPSAYLFWDGHLTEEAYRYIAKGWLNSIYNLEY; via the exons ATGAAGCTGCTCTGCATCCTCCCGGTTCTCCTCCTCGCGTGCGTGGAGCCCGCCGCCTCGTCCGTCCAGAGCTACGATTCCATCTTCAGCTTCGGCGACTCCTTCGCCGACACCGGAAATGACATCGTCGTTTTCGCGGAGAACTCGCTGGTGACCCCTGCCGCCGAGCTTCCCTACGGCATGACATTCTTCGGCCGCCCCACGGGACGCAACTCCAATGGCCGCCTCATCATCGATTTCATTG CTGAGAAGCTCGAGCTGCCGTTCGTCCCGCCCTATCTGACGCACAACGGCAGCTTCCGCCGAGGCGCCAACTTCGCCGTCGCCGGCGCCACCGCTCTGGACGCCAGTTTCTTCAGAGACATCCCGGGTGTGGGCCAGTTTGTTCTCAACTCCAGCTCCGGCGTGCAGCTGCGGTGGTTCGACTCCCTGAAGCCATCGCTGTGCAGCCCAGAACAAG CGTGCCGGTGCTTCTTCAAGAAGTCACTCTTCTTCATGGGGGAAATCGGCTTCAACGATTACAGCTTCGCTATTTTCGGAATGAACACTACGCAGCTCAGATCCATCGTCCCAGACGTGGTCAAAACCGTCTCCGCGGCCATTGAG GTAGTAATCAAACAGGGGGCGAGGACCGTCGTTGTTCCTGGGATCCCTCCCCTCGGATGCACGCCGCCCAACTTGTTTTTCTTTCCTAGCACCGACCCGGCAGGCTACGAGAACAGCACTGGGTGCCTCAAAGATCTCAACGAGATAGCCGTCCACCACAACTCCCTGCTGCAAGAGTCACTCAAGAATGTACGGAGGAACCACCCCATTGCCAGGGTCGTCTACGCCGATTTCTTCACCCCAGTCATCGAGATGGTGCAGTCTCCTGACAAATTTG GACTTATACAAGATGTTCTTAGGtgttgctgcggtggaggtgggaaGTACAACTTCAACATAAGCGCCGGCTGCGGTATGCCCGGCGCCACGGTGTGCGAGGACCCGTCTGCATACTTGTTTTGGGATGGACACCTCACGGAGGAGGCCTACCGCTATATTGCCAAAGGCTGGTTGAATAGCATATACAATTTGGAATACTAG
- the LOC124663939 gene encoding GDSL esterase/lipase At5g45910-like: MWCQFLICFVLVVAGLWPLQAGAQKYAAIFNFGDSLADAGNLCVDGIPSHLATARPPYGMTYFGYPTGRVSDGRLVVDFIAQELGLPLLPPSKAKNATFHYGANFAITGGTSLDTSFFEARGLGSHIWSSGSLHTQLGWFDDMKPAICSSPKECRDLFRRSLFIVGEFGGNDYAASLGAFLPLEQVHTFVPHIVNSIGKGIEKLIADGAVDLVVPGVLPIGCFPMYLTIFRKQPEMYGPRSGCIKDLNTLSWVHNALLQRKIAELRQKHPAVRIVYADYYTAVMQFILHAEKWGFLRQTPRTCCGAPGVGKYNFNLTSMCGNPGAYACDDPSDHWSWDGVHLTEAAYGHIAKGWLYGPFSDPPILKDRHHI, translated from the exons ATGTGGTGTCAGTTCTTGATTTGCttcgtgctcgtcgtcgctgggcTCTGGCCGCTGCAGGCGGGTGCGCAGAAGTACGCCGCCATCTTCAACTTCGGAGACTCCCTCGCGGACGCCGGCAACCTCTGCGTGGACGGAATCCCGTCGCACCTCGCCACGGCGCGCCCGCCGTATGGCATGACCTACTTCGGGTACCCCACGGGGCGCGTCTCCGACGGCCGCCTCGTCGTCGATTTCATAG CGCAGGAGCTGGGGCTGCCGCTTCTGCCGCCGTCCAAGGCAAAGAACGCCACGTTCCACTACGGCGCCAACTTCGCCATCACCGGCGGCACTTCGCTGGACACGAGCTTCTTCGAGGCGCGCGGGCTGGGGAGCCATATCTGGAGCTCCGGCTCCCTGCACACGCAGCTCGGGTGGTTTGATGACATGAAGCCTGCCATCTGCAGCTCCCCAAAAG AGTGCAGGGACCTCTTCCGGCGGTCGCTATTCATCGTCGGCGAATTCGGCGGGAACGATTACGCCGCCTCGCTCGGCGCGTTCCTCCCGCTGGAGCAGGTGCACACGTTCGTGCCTCACATCGTCAACTCCATCGGCAAGGGAATCGAG AAACTGATCGCGGATGGCGCGGTGGATCTGGTTGTGCCGGGTGTGCTTCCCATCGGCTGCTTCCCAATGTACCTGACCATCTTCCGCAAGCAGCCGGAGATGTACGGCCCGCGCAGCGGCTGCATCAAGGATCTCAACACGCTGTCTTGGGTGCACAACGCCCTGCTGCAGAGGAAGATCGCCGAGCTCCGGCAAAAACACCCCGCCGTGCGCATCGTCTACGCCGACTACTACACCGCCGTCATGCAGTTCATCCTCCACGCCGAGAAGTGGG GGTTCCTAAGGCAGACGCCGAGGACATGTTGCGGCGCGCCGGGGGTGGGCAAGTACAACTTCAACCTCACTTCCATGTGTGGAAACCCTGGCGCGTACGCCTGCGACGACCCATCGGATCACTGGAGTTGGGACGGCGTCCACCTTACGGAGGCTGCCTATGGCCACATTGCCAAGGGCTGGCTCTACGGGCCCTTCTCCGACCCGCCGATCCTCAAAGACCGGCACCATATATGA